One window of Microbacterium sp. 1S1 genomic DNA carries:
- a CDS encoding LuxR C-terminal-related transcriptional regulator, with protein MSSPITVESEAELVANAVRELARRTRFPVAFGGLIEEGVVSVTSIVGARTRALDGLRVRPERGLGGRAMMELRPRMTSDYGSSRQITHDYDVFVLGEGLRTLLALPIVVQGRPRGVLYAGAWAEERIGGVTTAPAMQVAQSVADELRIRDEVQRRLRTAPPPAPTVAPAQREELRESFAELRSIAATVDDVAIRARLAQVERRLLTLAGDDLPAATGPVPVVHLSPRETDVLACAALGSTNAEIASHLGLREGTVKAYLGTAMSKLDASTRHAAVTKARRAGLLP; from the coding sequence GTGAGCTCTCCGATCACCGTCGAATCCGAGGCGGAGCTCGTCGCCAACGCGGTGCGCGAGCTCGCGCGTCGCACGCGCTTCCCGGTCGCGTTCGGCGGGCTGATCGAGGAGGGCGTCGTGAGCGTCACGAGCATCGTCGGGGCTCGCACCCGTGCGCTCGACGGTCTTCGCGTACGACCGGAGCGGGGCCTGGGCGGTCGGGCCATGATGGAGTTGCGTCCCCGGATGACCAGCGACTACGGCTCCTCCCGTCAGATCACCCACGACTACGACGTCTTCGTCCTCGGGGAGGGCCTGCGGACGCTTCTCGCTCTGCCGATCGTGGTCCAGGGGCGCCCGCGTGGCGTCCTCTATGCGGGCGCCTGGGCGGAGGAGAGGATCGGCGGTGTCACGACCGCTCCGGCGATGCAGGTCGCCCAGTCCGTGGCCGATGAGCTGCGCATCAGGGACGAGGTGCAGCGCCGCCTCCGCACGGCTCCGCCGCCGGCGCCGACGGTCGCGCCGGCGCAGCGCGAGGAACTGCGGGAGAGCTTCGCCGAACTCCGCAGCATCGCCGCCACCGTCGACGACGTCGCTATCCGGGCGCGCCTCGCGCAGGTGGAGCGGCGCCTGCTGACCTTGGCGGGAGACGACCTCCCCGCGGCCACCGGCCCGGTCCCGGTCGTCCACCTCTCGCCGCGCGAGACCGACGTCCTCGCGTGCGCCGCCCTGGGATCCACGAACGCGGAGATCGCCTCGCACCTCGGTCTACGCGAAGGCACTGTCAAGGCCTATCTCGGGACGGCGATGTCGAAACTGGATGCCTCAACGCGGCATGCGGCCGTGACGAAAGCGCGGCGCGCGGGGCTTCTTCCCTGA
- a CDS encoding prenyltransferase has translation MTGQTSRRAGGLGRDIAQIVLSSRPISWINTAFPFAAAYLLSTREVDATFVIGTLYFLVPYNLAMYGINDVFDYASDLANPRKGGIEGALLSPRIHRATLWAAAATNVPFLVYLFAVGTPASWLWLAVSVFAVLAYSAPVLRFKERPFLDSVTSSTHFVSPALVGLTLAGAPITTTGVLVLGAFFLWGMAAHAFGAVQDIGPDREGGISSIATVIGARATVRLSLVLWVIAGCAMLLTPWPGPLAAVLALPYIVNAAPWWNVTDETSATTNRAWRRFIALNYIAGFLATMILILAWVS, from the coding sequence ATGACCGGCCAGACATCCCGCCGTGCTGGCGGCCTCGGCCGCGACATCGCTCAGATCGTCCTCTCCTCCCGGCCGATCAGCTGGATCAACACGGCCTTCCCGTTTGCCGCCGCGTACCTGCTGAGCACCAGGGAGGTCGACGCGACGTTCGTGATCGGGACCCTGTACTTCCTCGTGCCCTACAACCTCGCCATGTACGGCATCAACGACGTCTTCGACTACGCCTCGGATCTCGCCAACCCGCGCAAGGGCGGAATCGAGGGGGCGCTGCTGTCCCCGCGCATCCATCGCGCGACCCTGTGGGCGGCGGCGGCGACGAACGTTCCGTTCCTCGTCTACCTCTTCGCCGTGGGCACACCGGCGTCGTGGCTGTGGCTCGCCGTCAGCGTCTTCGCCGTCCTCGCCTACTCGGCACCGGTGCTGCGCTTCAAGGAGCGTCCTTTCCTGGACTCCGTGACCTCGAGCACGCACTTCGTGAGCCCCGCCCTCGTCGGCCTCACTCTGGCGGGTGCGCCGATCACCACGACCGGCGTCCTAGTCCTCGGCGCTTTCTTCCTGTGGGGCATGGCCGCCCACGCGTTCGGCGCGGTCCAAGACATCGGGCCCGATCGCGAGGGCGGGATCTCGTCCATCGCGACGGTGATCGGCGCGCGGGCGACCGTGCGCCTCTCTCTCGTGCTGTGGGTGATCGCCGGATGCGCGATGCTGCTGACCCCGTGGCCCGGCCCGCTCGCCGCCGTGCTGGCTCTGCCCTACATCGTCAACGCCGCGCCGTGGTGGAACGTCACGGATGAGACGTCGGCCACCACCAACCGCGCCTGGCGCCGGTTCATCGCGCTGAACTACATCGCCGGTTTCCTCGCCACGATGATCCTCATCCTCGCCTGGGTCTCCTGA
- a CDS encoding phytoene/squalene synthase family protein, whose protein sequence is MTATPAEHRGDAALRRFSRTAEIATSDVIRTYSTSFGLATRLLGRRHRQHVRNIYAMVRIADEIVDGVAAEAGLDAGAQAAALDSYIAETHRSMRTGYSSDLILHAFARTARECRIGEDLTQPFFDSMRADIAGESGFTAYDADAHAAYVYGSAEVVGLMCLQVFLRGATRTPAELETLRRGARRLGAAFQNVNFLRDLADDTDRLQRGYLGGSARLTDADRDAWVDTVHRQLADAAAAIPLLPKDARAAVRSALALFAALTRKVARTPAAELYRRRVRVPDPLKALLAARAVVVTALERDR, encoded by the coding sequence ATGACCGCGACCCCCGCCGAGCACCGCGGAGACGCGGCGCTGCGCCGCTTCAGCCGGACAGCAGAGATCGCCACCTCCGACGTGATCCGCACCTACTCGACGTCGTTCGGCCTGGCGACGCGACTCCTCGGGCGCCGCCATCGCCAGCATGTGCGCAACATCTACGCCATGGTGCGGATCGCCGACGAGATCGTCGACGGAGTCGCCGCCGAGGCGGGTCTCGACGCCGGCGCCCAGGCCGCCGCCCTCGACTCCTACATCGCGGAGACCCATCGGTCGATGCGCACCGGATACAGCAGCGACCTCATCCTGCACGCGTTCGCCCGGACGGCACGGGAGTGCCGGATCGGCGAGGACCTGACCCAGCCCTTCTTCGACTCGATGCGGGCTGACATCGCCGGCGAGTCCGGCTTCACCGCCTACGACGCGGACGCGCATGCTGCCTACGTGTACGGGTCGGCAGAGGTGGTCGGCCTCATGTGCCTGCAGGTCTTCCTCCGGGGCGCCACCCGAACGCCCGCGGAACTCGAGACCCTGCGCCGCGGCGCGCGGCGGCTGGGCGCCGCGTTCCAGAACGTGAACTTCCTGCGCGACCTCGCCGACGACACCGATCGGCTGCAGCGCGGGTACCTGGGCGGCTCCGCCCGCCTCACGGACGCCGACCGCGACGCCTGGGTCGACACCGTCCACCGCCAGCTCGCAGACGCCGCCGCGGCGATCCCGCTGCTCCCGAAGGACGCCAGAGCCGCCGTGCGCAGTGCGCTCGCCCTCTTCGCCGCGCTGACCCGGAAAGTCGCGCGGACTCCCGCCGCCGAGCTGTACCGGCGCCGCGTCCGCGTGCCGGATCCTCTCAAGGCACTGCTCGCGGCCCGAGCCGTCGTGGTCACCGCACTGGAGCGGGACCGATGA
- the idi gene encoding isopentenyl-diphosphate Delta-isomerase: MEHVTLLAEDGTAVGVLPKSEVHTTDTPLHLAFSCYVQDREGRLLVTRRALGKRTWPGVWTNSFCGHPQPGEDMIQAVTRRGFDELGLRITDIRLALPDYRYRAVDASGIVENEICPVHVAVVDEQPTANPDEVAEWAWADVDGLLEAVARAPFAFSPWLAEQLPLLRRHGEV, from the coding sequence ATGGAGCACGTCACCCTCCTCGCCGAAGACGGGACGGCCGTCGGCGTCCTGCCCAAGAGCGAAGTCCACACGACCGACACACCTCTCCATCTGGCGTTCTCCTGCTATGTGCAGGACCGCGAGGGGCGGCTGCTCGTCACGCGACGCGCCCTCGGCAAGCGCACGTGGCCGGGCGTGTGGACCAACAGCTTCTGCGGCCACCCGCAACCGGGTGAGGACATGATCCAGGCGGTGACCCGTCGGGGGTTCGATGAATTGGGCCTGCGGATCACCGATATCCGGCTCGCCCTCCCCGACTACCGCTATCGCGCCGTCGATGCGAGCGGCATCGTGGAGAACGAGATCTGCCCGGTGCACGTCGCCGTGGTCGACGAACAACCCACGGCGAACCCCGACGAGGTGGCCGAGTGGGCGTGGGCCGACGTCGACGGTCTGCTCGAGGCGGTCGCGCGCGCCCCCTTCGCCTTCAGCCCCTGGCTCGCCGAACAGCTTCCGCTCCTTCGCCGACACGGAGAGGTCTGA
- the crtI gene encoding phytoene desaturase family protein encodes MSRVVIIGAGVAGLATAGLLARDGHDVVVLEKNDRVGGRAGTIERDGFRFDSGPSWYLMPEVFDHYFRMMGTTTEEQLDLTLLDPGYRVFRSPESGDAPVTVPAGREAVGRLFESMEPGSAAALGAYLASAHDAGAMARRYFLYNPFTRTRTLAAPEVVRALPRLFSLLGTRLQAFAARRFRHPVLRQILGYPAVFLGTDPRTAPAMYHLMSALDLDQGVLYPQGGFWRVVERLEALSTAAGARIVTGADVTGIRTQDADGATSATGVGWTDRDGHQHVEEADIVVSAADLHHTETALLPPTLQSYPESWWARRTSGPGGVLVMLGVRGTLPELPHHSLFFTDDWDANFDAIFGRTPAVPTPASTYVCRPSATDGDVAPEGHENLFVLVPVPADVALGHGGSDGDGSPEVERAADAAIDMIATWAAIPDLRERIVVRETIGPADFRDDYHSWRGGMLGPAHILSQSAMFRAQNASRRVQGLYYAGATTAPGVGVPMCLISAEIVLKRIRGDHSPGPLPEPATRPASAEKA; translated from the coding sequence ATGAGCCGCGTCGTGATCATCGGTGCGGGCGTCGCCGGCTTGGCCACGGCGGGGCTGCTCGCCCGCGACGGGCATGACGTGGTGGTCCTGGAGAAGAACGACCGTGTGGGAGGACGGGCAGGGACCATCGAGCGCGACGGCTTCCGGTTCGACTCCGGCCCCTCGTGGTACCTCATGCCCGAGGTCTTCGACCACTACTTCCGGATGATGGGGACGACCACCGAGGAGCAGCTCGACCTGACCTTGCTCGACCCCGGATATCGGGTGTTCCGGTCCCCGGAGTCCGGCGACGCCCCGGTCACGGTGCCCGCCGGCCGTGAGGCGGTGGGGCGGCTGTTCGAATCGATGGAGCCGGGCTCCGCCGCTGCACTCGGCGCCTACCTCGCCTCCGCCCACGATGCCGGGGCGATGGCGCGGCGGTACTTCCTCTACAACCCGTTCACCCGGACCCGGACCCTGGCCGCCCCCGAGGTCGTGCGCGCCCTGCCGCGGTTGTTCTCGCTGCTCGGTACGCGCCTCCAGGCCTTCGCCGCCCGACGCTTCCGGCACCCGGTGCTGCGGCAGATCCTCGGCTACCCCGCGGTCTTCCTCGGAACCGACCCACGGACGGCCCCGGCGATGTACCACCTGATGAGCGCTCTCGACCTCGACCAGGGCGTGCTCTACCCCCAGGGCGGCTTCTGGCGCGTGGTCGAGCGACTGGAAGCGCTGAGCACGGCGGCCGGCGCACGGATCGTCACCGGTGCGGACGTCACCGGAATCCGCACCCAGGACGCCGACGGCGCGACGAGCGCGACGGGCGTCGGCTGGACGGACCGCGACGGCCATCAGCACGTGGAGGAGGCCGACATCGTCGTCTCCGCGGCGGATCTCCACCACACCGAGACGGCGCTGCTGCCACCGACTCTGCAGTCCTACCCGGAGTCCTGGTGGGCGCGGCGCACGAGCGGACCAGGTGGCGTCCTCGTGATGCTGGGGGTGCGCGGGACCCTGCCCGAGCTCCCGCATCACTCGCTGTTCTTCACCGACGACTGGGATGCGAACTTCGACGCGATCTTCGGCCGCACCCCCGCCGTTCCGACGCCCGCATCCACCTATGTCTGCCGGCCCAGTGCGACGGACGGGGACGTCGCCCCGGAGGGGCACGAGAACCTGTTCGTGCTGGTGCCCGTGCCGGCCGACGTCGCGCTCGGTCACGGCGGAAGCGACGGCGACGGCTCCCCGGAGGTCGAGCGAGCCGCGGACGCCGCGATCGACATGATCGCGACCTGGGCCGCGATTCCCGACCTCCGAGAGCGCATCGTCGTGCGGGAGACCATCGGCCCCGCCGACTTCCGCGACGACTACCACTCGTGGCGCGGCGGCATGCTGGGACCGGCACACATCCTCTCGCAGAGCGCGATGTTCCGCGCGCAGAACGCCTCGCGCCGCGTGCAGGGGCTGTACTACGCCGGGGCGACCACAGCACCGGGAGTCGGCGTCCCGATGTGCCTCATCAGCGCCGAGATCGTGCTCAAGCGCATCCGTGGCGACCACTCCCCCGGTCCGTTGCCGGAGCCGGCGACCCGACCGGCGAGCGCGGAGAAGGCGTGA
- a CDS encoding lycopene cyclase domain-containing protein, which translates to MTYLQLSAVFLAAAALIAVAVAVTVRRTPHLGALTLTALALLVLTAVFDTVMIATGLFHYAPGPLAGVHIGLAPIEDFAYPLAGVLLLPALWTALRARRSRTNLPRQEERP; encoded by the coding sequence GTGACCTACCTCCAGCTCTCGGCCGTCTTCCTCGCCGCCGCCGCTCTGATCGCGGTCGCCGTCGCCGTCACGGTGCGGCGTACTCCGCACCTCGGCGCCTTGACGCTGACGGCCCTCGCCCTCCTCGTGCTGACGGCCGTGTTCGACACCGTCATGATCGCCACCGGGCTCTTCCACTACGCCCCCGGCCCGCTCGCCGGCGTACACATCGGACTCGCCCCGATCGAGGACTTCGCCTATCCGCTGGCCGGGGTGCTGCTGCTGCCCGCGCTGTGGACCGCGCTGCGCGCGCGTCGATCCCGCACGAACCTGCCGCGGCAGGAGGAACGCCCATGA
- a CDS encoding polyprenyl synthetase family protein, whose translation MAVTATEEDLGTGVEAVLRRRFAERTVAAEHYGPEFAALWHTAAEHALGGKLLRPRMLMDLLPVLSSNPLTEADTARAIDVAAHVELLHFAFLLHDDVIDGDLTRRGRPNLIGSLVARRPEEADEAALHWARSSAILLGDLLLSTAVLGFARADVAAAQRERLLSLLETTVFETVAGEHSDVALSDGILTADLRTILATSASKTATYSFVLPLRAAAILADATPTAEDHLTEIGSHLGLAYQLQDDLLSVFGDPDAHGKDPFSDLREGKETAIIAYARMTSHWPSIELRFGETDLSMGDAAEMRDRLRECGAEGFVRGLVEEQLAAVSAVLAEAEEAGTLSADAGRIILALADRIEGRSR comes from the coding sequence ATGGCCGTCACAGCGACAGAAGAGGACCTCGGCACCGGAGTCGAGGCGGTGCTGCGACGACGTTTCGCCGAGCGCACGGTCGCCGCCGAGCACTACGGTCCGGAGTTCGCCGCACTCTGGCACACCGCCGCGGAGCACGCGCTGGGCGGGAAGCTCCTCCGCCCCCGCATGCTGATGGACCTCCTTCCCGTACTCTCGTCGAATCCACTCACGGAGGCGGACACCGCCCGCGCGATCGACGTGGCAGCCCACGTGGAGCTGCTTCACTTCGCCTTCCTCCTTCACGACGACGTCATCGACGGCGACCTGACCCGCCGCGGCCGCCCGAATCTCATCGGTTCGCTGGTGGCGCGCCGACCCGAAGAGGCTGACGAGGCCGCCCTTCATTGGGCGCGGTCCAGCGCGATCCTTCTCGGTGACCTCCTCCTGTCCACCGCGGTGCTCGGGTTCGCGCGTGCCGACGTCGCCGCTGCGCAGCGAGAGCGACTGCTGTCACTGCTGGAGACGACCGTTTTCGAGACGGTGGCGGGCGAGCACTCCGATGTCGCGCTCAGCGACGGGATCCTCACGGCGGACCTCCGCACGATCCTCGCCACGAGCGCCTCCAAGACCGCCACGTACTCCTTCGTCCTCCCCCTGCGCGCAGCGGCGATCCTCGCGGATGCCACCCCCACTGCTGAGGACCATCTGACCGAGATCGGCAGCCACCTGGGCCTCGCCTACCAGCTTCAGGACGACCTGCTGTCCGTGTTCGGCGACCCGGACGCCCATGGTAAGGACCCCTTCTCCGACCTCCGTGAGGGCAAGGAGACCGCGATCATCGCCTACGCGCGGATGACCAGTCACTGGCCCAGCATCGAGCTCCGATTCGGCGAGACCGACCTCAGCATGGGCGACGCGGCCGAGATGCGGGACCGCCTGCGCGAGTGCGGCGCGGAGGGCTTCGTCCGCGGGCTCGTGGAGGAGCAGCTCGCCGCCGTGTCCGCCGTCCTCGCCGAGGCCGAGGAGGCCGGCACGCTCTCCGCGGACGCAGGACGCATCATCCTCGCGCTCGCCGACCGGATCGAGGGCCGCAGCCGATGA
- a CDS encoding histone-like nucleoid-structuring protein Lsr2: MARRIVHQLVDDIDGTVLEVGEGETVHFSLNGTSYEIDLNSAHAEELRQALEPYITAGRRAGTSTSAGGRSSSSSSRKRPSRNPEVAAIRAWAKENGYTLSERGRVPAPILDAYRAAH, from the coding sequence ATGGCGAGACGAATTGTGCACCAGCTGGTCGACGACATCGATGGCACCGTCCTGGAGGTCGGCGAGGGCGAGACCGTTCATTTCTCCCTCAACGGCACGTCCTACGAGATCGACCTGAATTCCGCACACGCCGAGGAATTGCGGCAGGCCCTCGAGCCGTACATCACGGCCGGCCGTCGGGCCGGCACGTCCACCTCCGCCGGAGGCCGGTCGTCGTCATCGTCATCCCGCAAGCGGCCGTCCCGCAACCCGGAGGTCGCGGCGATCCGCGCCTGGGCGAAGGAGAACGGCTACACGCTCTCCGAGCGGGGACGGGTCCCCGCCCCCATCCTCGACGCCTATCGCGCGGCACATTGA
- a CDS encoding lycopene cyclase domain-containing protein — MGAIYLTALLVSLGCMLLLDWRFRLFFWRDAVAAAVVTVVGLLFFLAWDVAGIAAGIFFRGEAAIATGIVLAPELPLEEPIFLVFLVVCTMVIYGGAVRLLERRRGTADAEGALP, encoded by the coding sequence ATGGGCGCGATCTACCTGACCGCCCTCCTCGTCTCCCTCGGCTGCATGCTGCTGCTGGACTGGCGGTTCCGGCTCTTCTTCTGGCGCGACGCCGTGGCCGCGGCCGTCGTCACCGTGGTCGGCCTCCTCTTCTTCCTGGCCTGGGACGTCGCCGGGATCGCGGCGGGGATCTTCTTCCGCGGTGAGGCGGCGATCGCCACGGGCATCGTCCTGGCGCCCGAACTTCCCCTCGAAGAACCGATCTTCCTGGTCTTCCTGGTCGTCTGCACGATGGTGATCTACGGCGGCGCCGTCCGCCTCCTGGAGCGACGGCGTGGGACTGCGGACGCGGAAGGAGCACTGCCGTGA
- a CDS encoding MarR family winged helix-turn-helix transcriptional regulator, with translation MPTEPRTTPVAPAPATAGPDALTHGAIYDVEASDPRSTLIDRSGVAPEDLRQIARVMEALGGLRDAEQRLSQASRRYMQLNETDMRALHYLIVCANRSLVATPSGIAHHLGVSTAATTKLLDRLEKGGHIRRSPHPTDRRALAITITPETRHAAMETVGRQQAKRFYAAARLSAAEREVVIRFLRDMTEEITLRDEPWAAPGAEKDPARP, from the coding sequence ATGCCCACAGAGCCCCGCACCACCCCGGTCGCCCCTGCGCCGGCGACCGCGGGGCCGGACGCCCTGACCCATGGCGCGATCTACGACGTCGAGGCCAGTGATCCGCGCAGCACCCTGATCGATCGCTCCGGCGTCGCGCCGGAGGACCTGCGCCAGATCGCCCGCGTCATGGAGGCGCTCGGGGGGCTTCGAGATGCTGAGCAGCGCCTCTCGCAGGCCTCCCGGCGATACATGCAGCTGAACGAGACCGACATGCGGGCGCTGCACTACCTGATCGTGTGCGCCAACCGCTCGTTGGTGGCGACTCCCAGCGGGATCGCCCATCATCTCGGGGTCTCGACCGCCGCGACGACGAAGCTCCTCGACCGGCTGGAGAAGGGTGGCCACATCCGGCGCTCGCCGCATCCGACGGATCGCCGGGCGCTCGCGATCACCATCACGCCGGAGACCAGGCATGCCGCCATGGAGACCGTCGGGCGTCAGCAGGCCAAGCGCTTCTATGCGGCCGCTCGACTCTCGGCGGCGGAGCGCGAAGTGGTGATCCGTTTCCTCCGCGACATGACGGAAGAGATCACCCTGCGTGACGAGCCGTGGGCGGCTCCGGGAGCAGAAAAAGACCCCGCCCGACCGTGA
- a CDS encoding cation acetate symporter, whose product MTIIRTVTEDVALDINPVFNISIFLAFVAVTLFIVIRASRNNKTAADYYAAGRSFTGPQNGFAIAGDYLSAASFLGICGAIAINGYDGFLYSIGFLVAWLVALLLVAELMRNTGKFTMADVLSFRLKQRPVRMAAAITTLAVCFFYLLAQMAGAGGLVSLLLGIDGRVGQSVVIAVVGILMIVYVLIGGMKGTTWVQIVKAVLLIGGALAMTIWVLAINGFSLNTLLEAAVANSDKGEAVLAPGLQYGANPWDFLSLGMALVLGTAGLPHVLMRFYTVPTAKEARRSVVWAIWLIGGFYLLTLVLGYGAGALVGADVIAAAPGGVNSAAPLLALKLGGPVLLGFISAVAFATILAVVAGLTITAAASFAHDIYANVIQKGRKDAAGKPVDPDPNGEVKVARRTVIVIGILAILGGIGAQGQNIAFLVALAFAVAASANLPTILYSLFWRRFTTRGAVWSMYGGLGSAIILIVLSPVFSGTPTSMIPGIDIAVWPLNNPGIVSIPLGFALGWLGTITSTRRESPQLAAEMEVRSLTGFGAEKAVDH is encoded by the coding sequence ATGACCATCATCCGCACGGTCACCGAAGATGTCGCACTCGACATCAACCCGGTGTTCAACATCTCGATCTTCCTGGCGTTCGTCGCCGTGACGCTGTTCATCGTCATCCGCGCCAGCAGGAACAACAAGACGGCCGCCGACTACTACGCGGCCGGTCGTTCCTTCACCGGGCCGCAGAACGGGTTCGCGATCGCCGGCGACTACCTCTCGGCGGCCTCCTTCCTCGGCATCTGCGGGGCGATCGCCATCAACGGGTACGACGGTTTCCTCTACTCGATCGGGTTCCTCGTCGCCTGGCTGGTGGCACTGCTCCTGGTGGCGGAGCTCATGCGGAACACCGGCAAGTTCACGATGGCCGACGTGCTGTCCTTCCGGCTGAAGCAGCGCCCCGTGCGGATGGCGGCCGCCATCACCACGCTGGCGGTGTGCTTCTTCTACCTCCTGGCGCAGATGGCCGGCGCGGGTGGCCTCGTGTCCTTGCTCCTCGGAATCGATGGGCGCGTCGGGCAATCGGTCGTGATCGCCGTCGTCGGCATCCTCATGATCGTGTACGTGCTGATCGGCGGCATGAAGGGCACGACATGGGTGCAGATCGTGAAGGCGGTGCTCCTCATCGGCGGGGCGCTGGCCATGACCATCTGGGTCCTCGCGATCAACGGCTTCAGTCTGAACACCCTGCTGGAGGCTGCCGTGGCGAACTCCGACAAGGGGGAGGCGGTGCTCGCGCCCGGTCTGCAGTACGGCGCCAACCCGTGGGACTTCCTCTCGCTGGGGATGGCGCTGGTTCTGGGCACCGCGGGCCTGCCCCACGTGCTCATGCGCTTCTACACGGTGCCCACCGCCAAGGAGGCGCGCCGTTCGGTGGTGTGGGCGATCTGGCTGATCGGCGGTTTCTACCTGCTGACGCTCGTGCTCGGGTACGGCGCGGGGGCCCTCGTCGGCGCGGACGTGATCGCTGCGGCGCCCGGTGGCGTGAACTCCGCCGCGCCCCTGTTGGCGCTGAAACTCGGCGGGCCGGTGCTCCTCGGGTTCATCTCCGCCGTCGCCTTCGCGACGATCCTCGCGGTCGTCGCCGGACTCACCATCACCGCCGCCGCCTCGTTCGCCCACGACATCTATGCGAACGTCATCCAGAAGGGGCGGAAGGACGCGGCAGGGAAGCCGGTCGACCCGGATCCCAACGGCGAGGTGAAGGTGGCGCGGCGGACCGTGATCGTGATCGGCATCCTGGCGATCCTCGGCGGCATCGGAGCGCAGGGGCAGAACATCGCCTTCCTCGTGGCCCTCGCGTTCGCGGTGGCGGCGTCCGCCAACCTCCCGACGATCCTCTACTCGCTGTTCTGGCGCCGGTTCACGACACGCGGCGCGGTGTGGAGCATGTACGGCGGACTCGGATCCGCGATCATCCTCATCGTCCTGTCGCCGGTGTTCTCCGGTACGCCGACGTCGATGATCCCGGGGATCGACATCGCCGTCTGGCCGTTGAACAACCCTGGCATCGTCTCGATCCCGCTCGGGTTCGCCCTCGGCTGGCTCGGCACCATCACGAGTACGCGGAGGGAGTCGCCGCAGCTCGCGGCCGAGATGGAGGTGCGTTCGCTCACTGGCTTCGGCGCGGAGAAGGCCGTCGACCACTGA
- a CDS encoding DUF485 domain-containing protein: MSEQVPTPHSDAIDYIAVERSPRFLRLKRTQRSFIFPLAAFFLVWYFVYVLLAAFARDFMAQRVWGDITVGLLFGLGQFVTTFAITMAYVAFANRKLDPLASEIRDELEKAQGDA, translated from the coding sequence ATGAGCGAACAGGTTCCGACCCCTCACAGCGACGCGATCGATTACATCGCCGTCGAGCGATCCCCTCGATTCCTGCGTTTGAAACGAACGCAGCGATCATTCATCTTCCCCCTCGCCGCATTCTTCCTCGTCTGGTATTTCGTCTACGTCCTGCTGGCGGCATTCGCCCGTGACTTCATGGCGCAGCGCGTGTGGGGGGATATCACCGTCGGGCTGCTGTTCGGGCTCGGCCAATTCGTGACGACATTCGCGATCACCATGGCATACGTCGCCTTCGCGAATCGGAAACTCGACCCCTTGGCGTCGGAGATCCGCGATGAACTCGAGAAAGCGCAGGGCGACGCATGA